From the Senegalimassilia faecalis genome, one window contains:
- the sufC gene encoding Fe-S cluster assembly ATPase SufC, producing the protein MADENILLNVAGLSAAVDEKVILHDVDLTVGAGETHVLMGPNGAGKSTLGHMVMGDPEYTVTGGKITFDGQDITNLSTDKRSHAGLFLSFQAPVEIPGVPVSSFLRAISAGRPGVGDMKGKQFRKHVKELAEELNMDPAYLDRELGVGFSGGEKKKLEMLQLLLLEPKLAFLDETDSGLDVDALSVVSRGMDVYRKRCNGTLVIITHNTRILEHVDVDRVHVLVKGRMTAEGNADMIANIDANGFEQFEQAAAANAQ; encoded by the coding sequence ATGGCAGACGAGAACATCCTCCTCAACGTGGCGGGCCTTTCCGCCGCTGTTGACGAGAAGGTCATCCTGCACGACGTTGACCTGACCGTGGGCGCAGGTGAGACCCACGTGCTGATGGGCCCGAACGGCGCCGGCAAATCCACCCTTGGCCACATGGTCATGGGCGACCCGGAATATACGGTAACCGGCGGCAAAATTACGTTCGATGGCCAGGATATCACAAACCTGTCCACTGACAAGCGCTCGCACGCGGGCCTTTTCCTGAGCTTCCAGGCGCCGGTCGAAATCCCCGGCGTGCCCGTCAGCAGCTTCCTGCGCGCCATTTCCGCAGGTCGTCCGGGCGTTGGCGACATGAAGGGCAAGCAATTCCGCAAGCACGTGAAGGAACTGGCCGAGGAACTGAACATGGACCCTGCCTACCTGGACCGCGAGCTGGGCGTGGGCTTTTCCGGCGGCGAAAAGAAGAAGCTCGAAATGCTGCAGCTGCTGCTGCTTGAGCCGAAACTGGCCTTCCTTGACGAAACCGACTCCGGCCTTGACGTGGACGCGCTGTCCGTGGTTTCCCGCGGCATGGACGTGTACCGCAAGCGCTGCAACGGCACGCTCGTCATCATCACGCACAACACGCGCATCCTGGAGCACGTCGACGTCGACCGCGTGCATGTGCTGGTCAAGGGTCGCATGACGGCCGAGGGCAACGCCGACATGATCGCGAACATCGACGCCAACGGCTTCGAGCAGTTCGAGCAGGCCGCTGCCGCCAACGCGCAGTAG
- a CDS encoding RrF2 family transcriptional regulator, translated as MLISSKGRYALRLAVCVAQAGPDAKVSLREVAEHEELSLKYLEQIARPMVSAGLLTSVRGKGGGYRLSRDPHEILAGDVLRAVEGTTVPVTCASLEGPEPCHRASVCTTVRFWAGLDEVIENYVDGVTVGDLADAPQPHIQLADAAPAES; from the coding sequence GTGCTTATCTCATCGAAGGGGCGTTATGCGCTGCGGTTGGCGGTGTGCGTTGCGCAGGCGGGACCGGACGCGAAGGTGTCGCTGCGCGAGGTGGCCGAACACGAGGAGCTGTCCCTGAAGTATCTGGAGCAGATTGCGCGGCCCATGGTGTCGGCGGGCTTGTTGACCAGCGTGCGCGGCAAGGGCGGCGGGTACCGGCTGTCGCGCGACCCGCACGAGATTTTGGCGGGCGATGTGCTGCGCGCAGTCGAGGGAACCACGGTGCCGGTGACGTGCGCGTCGCTTGAGGGGCCCGAGCCGTGCCACCGCGCAAGCGTGTGCACGACGGTGCGCTTCTGGGCCGGGCTTGACGAGGTGATCGAGAACTACGTCGATGGCGTGACCGTTGGCGACCTGGCCGACGCCCCGCAACCCCACATCCAGCTGGCCGACGCCGCGCCGGCGGAAAGCTAA
- a CDS encoding tRNA threonylcarbamoyladenosine dehydratase yields the protein MSPDENAAPAAPAPSKPAVPRTREDIAASLKVRTRCGTPTEKLEVIMTKEGLDRIEAATVMVIGLGGVGSNCVEALARGGVGHLVVIDHDIVSLSNINRQAIAYHSTIGRKKHEVVRDMVHDINPDCEVEALDMFLRAEDIEPLLSRYLGRVDMVIDAIDSVSAKLAIAEFADRTGMPLISCMGGANKLHPECIGFADIYETRNCPLARVMRKECRKRGIRHLRVLYSCEEPVKRPTLEGASRRERTNMGTASFIPPIFGQTIAGRALCEIAQVPEA from the coding sequence ATGTCCCCAGATGAGAACGCCGCGCCCGCTGCCCCCGCGCCCTCAAAGCCGGCCGTGCCGCGCACGCGCGAGGATATTGCTGCGTCGCTGAAGGTGCGCACGCGTTGCGGAACGCCCACGGAGAAGCTTGAGGTCATCATGACGAAGGAGGGGCTCGACCGCATCGAGGCGGCCACGGTCATGGTCATCGGCCTGGGCGGCGTGGGCTCGAACTGCGTCGAGGCGCTGGCGCGCGGCGGCGTGGGGCACCTGGTGGTCATCGACCACGACATCGTCAGCCTGTCGAACATCAACCGCCAGGCCATCGCGTACCACAGCACGATCGGGCGCAAGAAACATGAGGTCGTGCGCGACATGGTGCACGATATCAACCCCGACTGCGAGGTGGAGGCGCTTGACATGTTCCTGCGCGCCGAGGACATCGAGCCGCTGCTCAGCCGCTATCTCGGGCGCGTTGACATGGTCATCGACGCCATCGATTCCGTGTCCGCAAAGCTGGCCATCGCCGAATTCGCCGACCGCACGGGCATGCCGCTGATTTCCTGCATGGGCGGCGCCAACAAGCTGCATCCCGAATGCATCGGATTCGCCGACATCTACGAAACGCGCAATTGCCCGCTGGCGCGCGTCATGCGCAAGGAATGCCGCAAGCGCGGCATCCGCCACCTGCGCGTGCTGTATTCCTGCGAGGAGCCGGTGAAGCGCCCGACGCTTGAGGGCGCCAGCCGCCGCGAGCGCACGAACATGGGCACGGCGTCGTTCATCCCGCCGATTTTCGGCCAAACCATCGCCGGCCGCGCCCTGTGCGAGATCGCCCAAGTGCCGGAAGCGTAG
- a CDS encoding TatD family hydrolase, with product MGDKLFDMHCHLGFCEDAAQAARELAAAGVGAFSNTVTLAEFAAQQVALAGAANVRVGCGLHPWWVGEDAAADLDALCAAVERQRFVGEVGLDFSPPHVATRQAQMAVLLQVADVCGRVGGKVVSLHAVRAVDDVLDVLEGTGALAEAAGNACIIHWFSGTSDQLTRARRLGAFFSVNPRMLQSKRGRAYAQAIPGNRLLLETDLPAQAGASWDAERVRQLLGQTACQLAELRGEDVADLQERIAATSRALLEA from the coding sequence GTGGGTGACAAGCTGTTCGACATGCACTGCCATCTGGGATTTTGCGAAGATGCGGCGCAGGCGGCGCGTGAGCTTGCGGCCGCTGGCGTCGGTGCGTTCTCGAACACGGTGACGTTGGCGGAGTTCGCTGCGCAGCAGGTGGCGCTTGCTGGCGCGGCCAACGTGCGCGTGGGCTGCGGCCTGCATCCCTGGTGGGTTGGCGAAGACGCAGCGGCCGACCTTGATGCCTTGTGCGCCGCGGTGGAGCGGCAGCGGTTCGTGGGCGAAGTCGGGCTGGATTTTTCGCCGCCACACGTTGCGACGCGCCAGGCGCAGATGGCGGTGTTGTTGCAGGTGGCGGACGTGTGCGGCCGCGTTGGCGGCAAGGTAGTGTCGCTGCATGCCGTGCGCGCGGTCGACGACGTGCTCGACGTGCTCGAAGGCACCGGCGCGCTTGCCGAGGCAGCGGGCAACGCGTGCATCATCCACTGGTTCTCGGGCACGTCCGACCAGCTCACGCGCGCGCGGCGGCTGGGCGCCTTCTTCAGCGTGAACCCGCGCATGCTGCAGTCGAAGCGCGGGCGCGCCTATGCGCAGGCCATACCCGGCAACCGGCTGCTGCTGGAGACCGACTTGCCCGCGCAGGCAGGTGCGTCCTGGGATGCTGAACGCGTTCGCCAACTGCTTGGGCAAACCGCGTGTCAGCTGGCCGAACTGCGCGGCGAAGACGTCGCCGACCTGCAAGAACGCATAGCGGCAACAAGCCGCGCGCTGCTTGAGGCATAG
- a CDS encoding TrmH family RNA methyltransferase codes for MAYEHVTSANDARLAPYARVRDADLAAWPASPAGLFMAESRAVIAAAIDAGVRPRSFLVSESWADDAAPLAAVLQAKWPACPTMRVPDQLFTQVTGYKIVRGPVAAFERPALADPAVLLAGARRVAVLEDVGNYANIGSAFRAAHAFGIDAVLVTPSCHDPLFRRASRASQGTVLQVPWTRIGMQRQWAAEGIPLLHAAGFKVAALALEDRSLALGDPQLAACERLAMVLGTEGAGLFPSTIAASDYTVKIPMTHGVDSLNVAAASAVAFWELRVR; via the coding sequence ATGGCTTACGAGCATGTGACCAGCGCAAACGATGCGCGTTTGGCGCCGTATGCGCGCGTGCGCGACGCCGACCTTGCCGCATGGCCCGCATCTCCCGCCGGCCTGTTCATGGCCGAGTCGCGCGCGGTCATAGCCGCCGCCATCGACGCCGGCGTCCGTCCTCGTTCGTTTCTGGTCAGCGAATCCTGGGCCGACGACGCCGCCCCGCTTGCGGCCGTGCTGCAGGCGAAATGGCCCGCATGCCCGACGATGCGCGTGCCCGACCAGCTGTTCACCCAGGTCACGGGCTATAAAATCGTGCGCGGTCCCGTGGCCGCCTTCGAGCGTCCGGCACTTGCCGACCCGGCGGTGCTGCTTGCGGGCGCGCGTCGCGTGGCCGTGCTTGAGGACGTGGGCAACTACGCCAACATCGGCAGCGCGTTCCGCGCGGCGCACGCGTTCGGCATTGATGCCGTGCTGGTCACGCCCTCGTGCCACGACCCGCTGTTCCGCCGCGCCAGCCGCGCCAGCCAAGGCACGGTGCTGCAGGTGCCGTGGACGCGCATCGGCATGCAGCGCCAGTGGGCCGCCGAGGGCATCCCGCTGCTGCACGCCGCCGGTTTCAAGGTGGCGGCGCTGGCGCTTGAGGACCGCTCGCTGGCCCTGGGCGACCCGCAGCTTGCCGCCTGCGAGCGCCTGGCCATGGTGCTGGGCACCGAAGGCGCGGGCCTGTTCCCGTCCACCATCGCCGCCAGCGACTACACGGTGAAAATCCCCATGACCCACGGCGTCGACTCGCTCAACGTGGCCGCCGCCAGCGCTGTGGCCTTCTGGGAACTGCGCGTGCGATAG
- a CDS encoding cold-shock protein: MAEGTVKWFNPEKGYGFISQNDGEDLFVHFSEIKMDGFKTLDEGQAVSFDVTTGQNGKLQASNVVRL; the protein is encoded by the coding sequence ATGGCGGAAGGTACTGTTAAGTGGTTTAACCCCGAGAAGGGCTATGGCTTCATCTCTCAGAACGACGGCGAAGACCTGTTCGTGCATTTCTCTGAGATCAAGATGGACGGCTTCAAGACCCTCGATGAGGGCCAGGCTGTGTCCTTCGATGTGACCACCGGCCAGAACGGCAAGCTCCAGGCAAGCAACGTGGTGCGTCTCTAA
- a CDS encoding MFS transporter, with protein MPHKEKASEMKHYAGKAVFSAAIGHALDGLDLMILSFALSGIIATFGVDNTTAGSLTSITLAGAFLGGLIFGTLADKLGRIKVLTYSVIFFGVFTLCSAAAPNFELMAIFRFLAGLGIGAEFGLGMAIASEVSSPENRAKATSAVGLGFQVGVLVASLASAPIIAAFGWRGLFVVGFVPAIVAIIIRAFVPEPPIYEQHKASGKKHGNLASLFNSPTRIKYSIIIIILCTVQNAGYFGIMTWLPKYLNGELGLSLTSTGMWTAVTVIGMMIGISVFGWLADKAGRRPAFWTFQIGAAAMIVIYSQLTDPTALLFGGFFMGMFANGMIGGYGTLIAELFPTEIRGTAQTALYNAGRFIGGASAPVVIPIIAAGHGFGFAIGCVACIYIVAFIVMFFLPEKKGSNLE; from the coding sequence ATGCCACACAAAGAAAAAGCTTCTGAGATGAAGCACTACGCCGGCAAAGCCGTGTTCTCCGCGGCCATCGGCCACGCGCTCGACGGCCTGGACCTCATGATTTTGAGCTTCGCGCTGTCCGGCATCATCGCCACGTTCGGCGTCGACAACACCACCGCCGGGTCGCTCACGTCCATCACGCTGGCCGGCGCGTTTCTGGGCGGCCTGATCTTCGGCACGCTGGCCGACAAGCTTGGCCGCATCAAGGTGCTCACCTACTCGGTTATCTTCTTCGGCGTGTTCACCCTGTGCTCCGCCGCTGCCCCCAACTTCGAGCTTATGGCCATCTTCCGCTTCCTGGCGGGCCTGGGTATCGGCGCCGAGTTCGGCCTGGGCATGGCCATCGCGTCCGAAGTTTCCAGCCCCGAGAACCGCGCGAAGGCCACGTCGGCCGTTGGCCTGGGCTTCCAGGTCGGCGTGCTTGTTGCCTCGCTGGCTTCCGCGCCCATCATCGCCGCATTCGGCTGGCGCGGCCTGTTCGTCGTCGGCTTCGTGCCGGCGATCGTCGCCATCATCATCCGTGCGTTCGTGCCCGAGCCGCCCATCTACGAGCAGCACAAGGCGTCCGGCAAGAAGCACGGCAACCTGGCCAGCCTGTTCAACTCGCCCACGCGCATCAAGTACTCCATCATCATCATTATTCTGTGCACCGTGCAGAATGCCGGCTACTTCGGCATCATGACGTGGCTGCCGAAGTACCTCAACGGCGAGCTGGGCCTGAGCCTGACGTCCACCGGCATGTGGACGGCCGTCACCGTCATCGGCATGATGATCGGCATCTCGGTATTCGGCTGGCTGGCCGACAAGGCCGGCCGTCGCCCCGCGTTCTGGACGTTCCAGATCGGCGCCGCTGCCATGATCGTCATCTACAGCCAGCTGACCGACCCCACGGCGCTGCTGTTCGGCGGCTTCTTCATGGGCATGTTCGCTAACGGCATGATCGGCGGCTATGGCACGCTTATCGCCGAACTGTTCCCCACCGAGATCCGCGGCACGGCGCAGACCGCGCTGTACAACGCCGGCCGCTTCATCGGCGGCGCGTCCGCCCCGGTGGTCATCCCGATCATCGCTGCGGGCCACGGCTTCGGCTTCGCCATTGGCTGCGTTGCCTGCATCTACATCGTGGCGTTCATCGTCATGTTCTTCCTCCCCGAGAAGAAGGGCTCCAACCTGGAGTAA
- a CDS encoding hydantoinase/carbamoylase family amidase: MRHAIEDVEYAEYLFDRFYGIGSCESGGVTRLGYTEVEDEMHRTLCELGKEKGYGNFADQVGNTYLYRMQYSKDEPYWLVGSHLDSVIEGGRYDGVAGIIAGLLVMSWAERDGLDLPIRVGAMRCEESSNFGRSTIGSGLITKEIYKHDVGEAVNKQGETLHEVFDRKGYSLTPDRIKGISEYLELHIEQGKVLEEYGDAVGIVSTIAGPRRFKVHVHGNAEHSGATPMGMRADALAAAAEIILEVEEIGKSEAMHQSVATVGVIVNHPNALNVIPGEVELGVDMRGIDVASLDRMEARLKAACTRICEKRRLKCFREKTSDIPPIEMSSETQQKLLDAAKRLRIPHRLMISGAGHDAMSFAHICDTGMVFIPCVKGISHNKKEFATIESILDGAMVMYEHLKEEAQ; this comes from the coding sequence ATGCGGCACGCTATTGAAGACGTTGAATACGCGGAATATCTTTTCGACCGGTTCTACGGCATCGGCAGTTGCGAATCCGGCGGCGTCACCCGGCTTGGCTATACCGAAGTCGAGGACGAGATGCACCGCACGTTGTGCGAACTTGGCAAGGAAAAAGGCTACGGCAACTTCGCCGACCAGGTGGGCAACACCTACTTGTACCGTATGCAGTACAGCAAGGACGAGCCTTACTGGCTGGTCGGCTCGCACCTGGATTCGGTGATCGAAGGCGGGCGCTACGACGGCGTGGCGGGCATCATCGCGGGGCTGCTGGTGATGAGCTGGGCCGAACGCGACGGCCTTGACCTGCCCATTCGCGTGGGCGCCATGCGCTGCGAGGAGTCCAGCAACTTCGGCAGAAGCACTATCGGCAGCGGCCTTATCACCAAGGAAATCTACAAGCACGACGTGGGCGAGGCCGTGAACAAGCAGGGCGAAACGCTACACGAAGTGTTCGACCGCAAGGGCTACAGCTTGACGCCCGATCGCATCAAAGGCATTAGCGAATACCTGGAATTGCACATTGAACAGGGAAAAGTCCTGGAAGAGTACGGCGATGCCGTCGGCATTGTGAGCACCATCGCCGGCCCGCGCCGCTTTAAGGTGCACGTGCACGGCAACGCGGAGCATTCCGGTGCCACGCCCATGGGCATGCGCGCCGACGCGCTAGCGGCGGCGGCCGAGATCATCCTGGAAGTTGAGGAGATCGGCAAGTCCGAGGCCATGCACCAGTCCGTGGCCACGGTGGGCGTCATCGTGAACCACCCCAACGCGCTCAACGTCATCCCCGGCGAGGTGGAGTTGGGCGTGGACATGCGCGGCATCGACGTGGCCAGCCTCGACCGCATGGAGGCGCGCCTGAAGGCGGCGTGCACGCGCATCTGCGAAAAGCGCCGCCTGAAGTGCTTCCGCGAGAAAACGTCCGACATCCCGCCTATCGAGATGTCGTCGGAAACGCAGCAAAAGCTGCTCGACGCGGCGAAGCGTTTGCGCATCCCGCATCGGTTGATGATCAGCGGTGCAGGTCACGATGCCATGTCGTTTGCACACATCTGCGACACAGGCATGGTGTTCATCCCGTGCGTGAAGGGCATCAGCCACAACAAGAAGGAGTTCGCCACCATCGAGTCGATCCTGGACGGCGCCATGGTGATGTACGAGCATTTGAAGGAAGAAGCGCAATGA
- a CDS encoding dihydroorotase, whose product MILVKDGRVIDPVRGVDDVLDLVLDGGKIAKIGKYQRSEDYERIIEAKGCVVAPGLVDVHVHFRDPGLTYKEDIETGAASAAAGGFTTVVCMANTKPPVDNAETLGYVLDRGAKCAINVLTCATISRGMQGRELVDMEELAACGAAGFTDDGIPLMNEGLVKSAMERAAKLGLPLSFHEEDRAFIESPGVNQGAVSRALGLGGAPALAENVLVARDCMLALHTGARVNIQHISSANSVQLVRLAKEVGARVTAEATPHHFSLTEDAVLEKGPLAKMNPPLRTQADRYAIIEGLKDGAIDIIATDHAPHAAEEKAKPFAEAPSGIIGLETALALGITNLVRKGHLTVMQLMEKMSLNPARLYGLDKGTIAEGADADLVIFNEGERWEVGLEFVSKAANSPFVGEELYGKVKYTICAGRVAYEDRQE is encoded by the coding sequence ATGATTCTGGTGAAAGATGGTCGCGTCATCGACCCGGTGCGCGGTGTCGACGACGTGCTTGACCTGGTGTTGGACGGCGGCAAAATTGCGAAGATCGGCAAGTACCAGCGCTCGGAGGACTACGAGCGCATCATCGAGGCCAAGGGCTGCGTGGTGGCTCCGGGCCTGGTGGACGTGCACGTGCACTTCCGCGACCCGGGTCTGACGTACAAGGAGGATATCGAAACCGGCGCCGCATCGGCCGCAGCGGGCGGGTTCACCACCGTGGTGTGCATGGCGAATACGAAGCCGCCGGTGGACAACGCCGAGACGCTTGGCTACGTGCTCGATCGCGGGGCGAAGTGCGCCATCAACGTGCTGACGTGCGCCACCATCAGCCGCGGCATGCAAGGGCGCGAGCTGGTGGACATGGAAGAACTTGCTGCCTGCGGGGCCGCGGGCTTTACGGACGACGGCATTCCGCTGATGAACGAAGGCCTGGTCAAGAGCGCCATGGAGCGCGCGGCGAAGCTTGGCCTGCCGCTGTCGTTTCACGAGGAAGACCGCGCGTTCATCGAGTCGCCGGGCGTGAACCAGGGCGCGGTGTCGCGCGCGCTGGGGCTTGGCGGCGCGCCGGCGCTGGCCGAGAACGTGCTGGTGGCGCGCGACTGCATGCTGGCGCTGCACACGGGCGCGCGGGTGAACATCCAGCACATCAGCTCGGCGAATTCCGTGCAGCTGGTGCGCCTGGCCAAGGAGGTGGGCGCACGCGTGACGGCCGAGGCCACGCCGCACCATTTCTCGCTGACCGAGGACGCCGTGCTGGAAAAAGGCCCCCTGGCCAAGATGAACCCGCCGCTGCGCACGCAGGCCGATCGCTACGCCATCATCGAGGGCCTGAAAGACGGCGCGATCGACATCATCGCCACCGACCACGCGCCGCATGCTGCCGAGGAGAAGGCCAAGCCGTTCGCCGAGGCGCCCAGCGGTATCATCGGGCTGGAGACCGCGCTGGCGCTGGGCATCACGAACTTGGTGCGCAAGGGGCATCTGACGGTCATGCAGCTGATGGAGAAGATGAGCCTGAACCCGGCGCGGCTTTACGGCTTGGACAAGGGCACGATTGCGGAAGGCGCCGACGCTGACCTGGTGATTTTCAATGAAGGCGAACGCTGGGAAGTCGGCCTGGAGTTCGTGTCGAAAGCGGCGAATTCCCCGTTTGTGGGCGAAGAACTTTACGGCAAGGTGAAGTACACCATCTGCGCCGGACGCGTAGCGTACGAAGATAGGCAGGAATAG
- a CDS encoding type I restriction endonuclease subunit R, protein MKIDEDFFEKTLVDHLRDELGYEYLHGPNVPRTSDEYRDAFLPGVLPAALKRINKGLPDSAIQEAVLKLSNVEGGSLEQRNEVFTEYLQSGVEVRYFDGKEERDDIVRLLDFERPDNNVFNVVDQWTFVEYSEKRPDVVVFVNGMPLVLFELKSPSREETDASDAYLQLRNYMHHIPSMFVPNVFCVMSDMTETRVGTITADEDRYVAWKSVDGDYSETKAATWKTMIDGMMPKARLLDIIRNFVCFNDSGDRIVKILAAYHQYFGVTKAIERAEEAVNGDGKIGVFWHTQGSGKSLSMVFFAHLLQARLNSPTIVVITDRNDLDDQLFGQFGRCKDFLRQTPVQATSRENLKELLVGREANGIVFTTMQKFVDGDEPLCDRSNVVVMVDEAHRGQYGMTEKIDESGKISVGAARVVRKALPNASYIGFTGTPIALQDRNTREIFGDYIDVYDMTQSVEDESTKPVYYESRVVALKLDEGTLAKLDATYAEFAAQADEASVEKAKRDTGGLDAIFGAPETVDTLCRDIVEHYENNRADVLAGKALIVAYSRPMAMKIYNKLLELRPQWKDMLGVVMTMSNQDPEEWFDVCGGAKHKKEMERRFKDDSDSLKIAIVVDMWLTGFDVPGLSTMYVFKPMKGYNLMQAIARVNRVCKGKEGGLVVDYIGIARALKQAMKDYTNRDQHNYGDMNVAATAYPKFLEKLDVCRDLLYGFDYHDDIFSGNRGKLADAIVEGTDWLLAPARVEDMEDFLNQCQLMNQALSLCKSLVSEENQHEAAYFSVLRVQVLRLTGRKGSGGGGMTYAEFNQRVTAILEQTVRAEGVIDLFNEKSVEISLFDESFLAEVAAMKEKNVAVEALKRLVKERVRAYQRTSVVKARKFSELLQSTLNAYLNGMLSNAEVIEELVKMAKDMMADRDEAAKLGLTEEEMAFYDAITKPQAVKDFYDNDQLVAISRELTEAMRKNATIDWQKKESARAGMRRAIKRLLRKYKYPPEGVADATETVMAQCELWADTKIYE, encoded by the coding sequence ATGAAAATTGATGAGGACTTCTTTGAGAAGACGCTCGTCGATCATCTGCGCGATGAATTGGGCTATGAATATCTCCATGGCCCCAATGTGCCGCGCACTTCTGATGAATATCGCGATGCGTTTCTTCCCGGTGTCTTGCCAGCTGCCCTTAAACGAATCAACAAAGGCTTGCCTGATTCCGCTATCCAAGAAGCTGTGCTTAAGCTTTCGAATGTCGAAGGCGGTAGCCTTGAGCAGCGGAATGAGGTATTTACTGAGTATTTGCAATCGGGCGTGGAAGTTCGCTACTTCGATGGTAAGGAAGAGCGGGACGACATTGTGCGCTTGCTCGATTTCGAACGCCCAGACAATAACGTTTTCAATGTGGTTGACCAATGGACGTTTGTGGAGTATTCGGAAAAGCGTCCTGACGTGGTCGTTTTCGTGAACGGTATGCCGCTTGTGCTGTTCGAATTGAAAAGTCCTTCGCGGGAAGAAACTGATGCTTCGGATGCATACTTGCAGTTGCGCAACTACATGCACCACATTCCAAGCATGTTTGTGCCGAATGTTTTTTGCGTAATGAGCGACATGACCGAGACGCGTGTTGGAACGATTACCGCTGATGAGGACCGCTACGTTGCGTGGAAGTCAGTCGATGGCGACTACTCCGAAACTAAAGCAGCAACATGGAAAACCATGATTGACGGCATGATGCCGAAAGCGCGTCTTTTGGACATCATTCGCAACTTCGTATGTTTTAACGATTCCGGTGATCGAATCGTGAAAATCCTTGCCGCATATCATCAGTACTTTGGCGTGACCAAGGCAATTGAGCGCGCTGAGGAAGCCGTGAACGGTGATGGAAAGATTGGCGTGTTCTGGCATACGCAAGGATCGGGCAAATCGCTGTCGATGGTGTTCTTCGCACACTTGTTGCAAGCGCGGCTGAACAGCCCCACAATCGTTGTTATCACCGATCGCAACGACCTTGATGACCAGCTGTTTGGACAATTTGGCCGATGCAAGGATTTCTTGCGTCAAACGCCGGTGCAGGCTACTAGTCGTGAAAACCTGAAGGAATTGCTTGTGGGCCGTGAGGCTAACGGCATCGTGTTTACAACCATGCAGAAGTTTGTTGACGGGGATGAACCGCTTTGCGATCGAAGTAACGTTGTGGTGATGGTGGACGAGGCGCACCGTGGACAATACGGCATGACCGAAAAGATAGACGAAAGCGGCAAAATCTCGGTGGGCGCAGCGCGCGTAGTGCGAAAAGCACTTCCTAACGCCTCCTACATAGGATTTACGGGTACGCCAATTGCCTTGCAAGACCGTAATACGCGCGAAATCTTCGGCGATTACATTGACGTGTACGATATGACGCAGTCCGTTGAAGATGAATCCACTAAGCCGGTCTATTACGAAAGTCGTGTTGTAGCGCTAAAACTCGATGAAGGCACCCTTGCTAAACTCGACGCTACCTATGCCGAGTTTGCCGCGCAAGCTGACGAGGCAAGCGTGGAGAAAGCTAAGCGTGATACTGGCGGTCTGGATGCCATCTTTGGCGCGCCGGAAACGGTTGACACTTTGTGTCGAGATATCGTTGAGCATTATGAGAATAACCGCGCCGATGTTCTGGCCGGCAAAGCGCTCATTGTGGCTTACAGCCGTCCGATGGCCATGAAAATCTACAACAAGCTTCTCGAACTGCGGCCGCAATGGAAGGACATGCTGGGCGTGGTGATGACCATGTCCAACCAAGACCCTGAAGAATGGTTTGATGTTTGCGGCGGAGCAAAGCACAAGAAGGAGATGGAGCGGCGATTTAAGGACGACTCGGACTCGCTGAAAATTGCCATCGTGGTTGATATGTGGCTTACGGGCTTTGATGTGCCCGGCTTATCTACCATGTATGTGTTCAAGCCCATGAAAGGCTACAACTTGATGCAGGCCATCGCTCGCGTTAATCGCGTGTGCAAAGGCAAAGAAGGTGGCCTGGTTGTGGACTACATTGGTATTGCGCGCGCCTTAAAGCAAGCTATGAAGGATTACACAAATCGCGATCAGCATAATTATGGCGATATGAATGTGGCGGCTACAGCCTATCCCAAGTTCTTAGAGAAGCTGGACGTGTGCCGTGACCTGCTGTATGGGTTTGACTACCATGACGATATTTTTTCGGGCAATCGTGGCAAATTGGCTGACGCAATTGTCGAGGGCACCGATTGGCTGCTTGCTCCTGCCCGTGTCGAAGACATGGAGGACTTCCTTAATCAGTGTCAGCTCATGAACCAAGCGCTCAGCTTGTGCAAAAGCTTGGTTTCGGAAGAAAACCAGCATGAAGCGGCTTATTTTTCTGTACTGCGTGTACAGGTGCTGCGCCTGACCGGGCGCAAGGGCTCAGGTGGCGGTGGCATGACCTATGCCGAATTCAACCAGCGCGTGACAGCTATTTTGGAGCAGACCGTGCGCGCCGAAGGCGTCATCGATCTCTTCAACGAGAAGAGCGTCGAGATTTCGCTGTTCGATGAAAGCTTCTTGGCTGAGGTTGCTGCCATGAAGGAAAAGAACGTGGCGGTGGAAGCGCTAAAGCGCTTGGTTAAAGAGCGCGTGCGAGCTTACCAGCGCACAAGTGTGGTCAAAGCACGCAAGTTCAGCGAGCTTCTGCAGAGCACGCTGAATGCTTACCTTAATGGCATGCTGAGCAATGCTGAAGTTATCGAAGAGCTTGTGAAGATGGCTAAGGACATGATGGCTGATCGCGATGAGGCCGCCAAGCTTGGCCTGACCGAAGAGGAAATGGCGTTTTACGATGCGATTACCAAGCCCCAGGCAGTGAAAGACTTTTACGACAACGATCAGCTTGTTGCCATAAGCCGGGAATTAACTGAAGCAATGCGAAAGAACGCTACGATAGACTGGCAGAAGAAAGAAAGCGCTCGGGCGGGTATGCGTCGCGCCATAAAGCGCCTTCTGCGCAAGTACAAATACCCGCCTGAAGGCGTGGCAGATGCGACGGAAACCGTCATGGCGCAGTGCGAGCTGTGGGCCGACACGAAAATATACGAGTAA